The genomic DNA GGCTCTAGCTTCGGCTAATTGGGCTTGGGCTTGTGATAATCTGGCTTTTGCCTGAGCGATTTCCTCCGGGCGATTGCCAGCACGAATTTCTGCTAGTTGAGCTTGGGCTTTTGCTAAGGCTGCTTTTGCTTGGGCTAGTTGCGCTTGAATGTCCGCATTGTCCATTCTGGCAATGATATCGCCTGCTTTTACTCGATCGCCTTGTTCAACCAATAACTCCGCAATTCTTCCCGCAGTTTTAGGACTCAAGTTAACAGTTTGGATCGGTACTACTGTACCGCTGGCTGTAATTCGCAGGGTGATGGTTTTGGCTTCAACGGGGACAGTTACTTGAGCAACATTGGTTTGCGGCGTTACTCGACTGACTACCATGTATGTACCCGCTGAAACACTTAATAGTCCAGCAGCGACTATTCCAGCTATCCAAGGGGTTCGCTGGTCAGTTTTTTTACCAATAAAAGGAAGTTGCATGATTTTAATTTATCTAATCGGGGAATTATTCAGCAAATAAATATAAGCTCAGGATGAGCCTAAAGGCTTGATTACTAATTTTGTCAACATCTTTATCCTTCATTCTGTATCCTGGTTTGGCTAAGTATATCGGTATGTTTGACTGAAAAATATACACTGGTGGATCGGTTTACTTCATCTTTCTTAATGGTAACGAGTTTCGGCAATCTGGCAGGGTCGGTCGATCGGGTAATTTTTGCGGTAGATCCCCGACTTCTTGAAAAAGTCGGGGATCTTTAAGTCTTGAAGTCGAGGATCTAAAAATTCCTAACTTGTCCGAAATAATGAAGTAAACTATCGTTAAATTAAACTGACGACACCTTCTGACTTCGAGGCTGTACTGTGCCAACCAAACGCAAACCTTGGTTTCATCTTTTGTTCATCTTCGGGATTTGGAGCGCGGCTGTACCAGCTTTTGGACAGGCGCTTGTTCCCCATGCGCTGCAACTTGACACTTCTCAGTTAGAGCAGCAAGGGTTGAGCCTAGCACAAGAAGCTGCTCAGTTGGCTCAATTCCAACAATATGAATTAGCTTTATCTCGCGCCCAACTAGCAACACAACTTTCCCCTAAAAGTTACCAAGCTTGGTTTCTTTTGGGTGGTTTGTATGTGCAGAATAATCAATTAGACAAGGCAATTACTGCTCTGAAACAAGCGCAGTCTTTGAAACCAGACGAAGCTGCTATTTTCTTTGCTCTGGGTTCGGCATACTTTCAGCAGGAAAAGTATGATGCTGCGATCGCAGTTTTAAAAGATGGCTTGAAACTTAAACCAAATTCTGCCGAAGCTTTATTTGATTTGGGAAATGCTTATTACAAGTTAAATCAATTTTCTCCAGCTTTAGACAGCTACCAAAAAGCTGTGAAAGCTGATGCTAAATTCTGGCCTGCAATTAATAATATTGGGCTGATTAATTATGAGCAAGGTAATGT from Phormidium ambiguum IAM M-71 includes the following:
- a CDS encoding tetratricopeptide repeat protein, which codes for MPTKRKPWFHLLFIFGIWSAAVPAFGQALVPHALQLDTSQLEQQGLSLAQEAAQLAQFQQYELALSRAQLATQLSPKSYQAWFLLGGLYVQNNQLDKAITALKQAQSLKPDEAAIFFALGSAYFQQEKYDAAIAVLKDGLKLKPNSAEALFDLGNAYYKLNQFSPALDSYQKAVKADAKFWPAINNIGLINYEQGNVDAAIGQWQKALTIEKDGAEPKLAIAVALYAKGDREKALTLGEAAIKSDDRYADLDFLKQNLWGDRLISDTQKFLATPRMQATIAQGSEPRTAPR